A single genomic interval of Cucumis sativus cultivar 9930 chromosome 7, Cucumber_9930_V3, whole genome shotgun sequence harbors:
- the LOC101212635 gene encoding pumilio homolog 23, producing MVSVGSRALTSKRHKTCIVSEDHLMGEDKLAHKSGRKKNAMNRKAERGGHGFDENKTHRNASGTDSGMRSNKKFTDSKSTSAPQSSFIRKQVDPETTKYFMEISNLFGSDNVDFEERSVICGNALEEAVGKEFELATDYIISHTMQSLLEGCNVEDLCNFLHSCANQFPFIAMDRSGSHVAETAIKSLAMHLQDEDVYSLVEDTLTAICKEIVANSLDVMCNCHGSHVLRSLLHLCKGVPPDSSEFHNRKSSTTLAERLNVKAPRFNGDHGFHIQRGFPELLKLLISGMLKGARKDVRILQVDQYGSLVIQTILKLMVGQDDELTHIIPTLLGCSEKDVMEGNYVQISVVPDVVDLMKETAFSHLMEVILEVAPENLFNELITKVFQNSLFELSSHPCGNFAVQALISHLKYEDQMELVWSEIGTKIRDLLEMGRSGVVASLIATSQRLQTHEQKCCEALVRAVCSANDSPKCIVPRILFIDRYFFCEDKAKWDFPSGAKVHVMGSLILQAVFRYRTDLIQPYITSITSMEDSHVLEVAKDSSGSRVVEAFLNSDAPAKLKRRLIMKLRGHFGELSMQSSSSFTVEKCYNFSNMSLREAIVSELVALRSDLSKTKQGPHLLRKLDVEGFASRPDQWRSKQASRESAYKEFHDTFGSGKSKSSKTDGFLADNSKYKSHPKDVKTMRQEIEHHTTSGTPFLKMSGFKNKSEKDRHGGKQYSRASMDIDTSEGKTKSSKRKRNKDQSEKTASGKRKRKM from the exons ATGGTTTCTGTTGGTTCGAGAGCTTTAACATCGAAGAGACATAAAACCTGTATTGTATCTGAAGACCACTTAATGGGTGAAGATAAATTAGCGCATAAAAGcgggagaaagaaaaatgccATGAACAGGAAGGCTGAACGTGGAGGTCATGGCTTTGATGAGAATAAAACTCACAGGAACGCTTCTGGGACTGATAGTGGAATGCgttcaaataaaaagttcaCCGACAGCAAAAGTACATCTGCACCACAAAGTTCGTTCATTAG GAAACAGGTTGATCctgaaacaacaaaatacttCATGGAGATTTCGAATTTATTTGGAAGTGATAATGTTGACTTTGAAGAACGATCGGTTATTTGTGGCAATGCTTTAGAGGAAGCTGTGGGGAAAGAGTTTGAACTTGCCACCGATTATATCATAAGTCACACTATGCAAAGCCTTCTTGAAGGCTGTAATGTTGAAGACCTTTGTAATTTCCTCCACAGTTGCGCCAATCAATTTCCATTTATTGCAATGGATAGATCCGGCTCACATGTTGCTGAAACAGCTATCAAGTCTTTAGCTATGCACCTACAAGATGAAGATGTTTATTCTCTGGTTGAAGATACTTTAACAGCCATATGTAAG GAAATTGTAGCAAACTCTCTAGATGTGATGTGTAACTGTCATGGTTCCCATGTTCTTCGAAGTCTTCTCCATCTTTGCAAAGGAGTGCCTCCAGACTCTTCAGAATTTCATAATAGAAAATCATCAACAACGCTGGCAGAGCGGCTGAATGTCAAGGCACCTCGTTTTAATGGAGATCATGGGTTCCATATTCAGCGAGGTTTCCCAGAATTACTTAAGTTGCTTATCTCTGGGATGCTGAAAGGTGCAAGAAAGGATGTCAGGATCTTGCAAGTTGATCAGTACGGGAGTTTGGTTATTCAG ACTATTCTGAAGTTGATGGTGGGACAAGATGATGAGCTGACGCATATAATCCCCACCCTTCTTGGCTGTAGTGAAAAAGATGTCATGGAAGGAAATTATGTACAAATATCTGTTGTTCCAGATGTTGTggatttgatgaaagaaactGCATTCAGCCATTTAATGGAG GTGATTTTGGAAGTGGCTCCAGAAAATTTGTTCAATGAACTTATCACAAAAGTATTCCAGAATTCATTGTTTGAGCTGTCATCGCATCCTTGTGGAAATTTTGCTGTCCAAGCACTAATTTCTCACCTAAAATACGAAGATCAA ATGGAGTTGGTATGGTCTGAGATTGGAACAAAGATTAGAGATCTTCTTGAAATGGGAAGGTCAGGAGTTGTTGCTTCGCTTATTGCTACTAGTCAGAGGCTTCAAACACATGAACAAAAG TGTTGTGAGGCTCTTGTTCGCGCTGTATGTTCAGCTAATGATTCTCCAAAATGTATTGTTCCTCGAATATTGTTTATCGACAGATATTTCTTCTGCGAAGATAAAGCCAAATGGGATTTTCCTAGTGGAGCAAAAGTGCATGTCATGGGTTCTCTAATCTTGCAGGCAGTTTTTCGATATCGAACG GATCTGATTCAACCTTACATTACAAGTATCACATCAATGGAAGACAGCCATGTCCTTGAAGTAGCAAAAGATTCCAGTGGATCTCGAGTTGTTGAAGCTTTTTTAAATTCTGACGCCCCTGCTAAATTAAAACGCCGATTAATTATGAA GCTACGGGGTCATTTTGGAGAGCTTTCGATGCAGTCATCAAGTTCCTTTACGGTTGAAAAGTGCTATAATTTCAGTAACATGTCTTTACGGGAGGCCATTGTATCTGAGTTGGTAGCTTTACGAAGTGATCTCTCCAAAACGAAGCAAGGACCTCATCTCTTGAGGAAGTTGGATGTTGAAGG GTTTGCATCCCGACCTGACCAGTGGAGATCAAAACAAGCGTCAAGGGAATCAGCTTACAAAGAATTTCACGATACATTTGGGTCTGGCAAGTCCAAATCATCGAAAACCGATGGCTTCCTTGCCGACAATTCAAAGTATAAATCACATCCAAAGGACGTGAAGACCATGCGGCAAGAGATCGAGCATCACACAACTTCTGGCACaccttttctaaaaatgtcTGGCTTTAAGAACAAGTCAGAAAAAGATAGGCACGGTGGTAAACAATATTCAAGAGCTTCCATGGATATTGATACCTcagaaggaaaaacaaaatcttccAAAAGGAAACGGAATAAGGATCAGTCCGAGAAAACTGCTTCGGGAAAAAGGAAACGAAAAATGTAG
- the LOC101212388 gene encoding pectinesterase: MKETDAMEQPIAAGAGVSNSSDLQKTQKSSKKKLLIVTLCSTLLIVGAVIGIVAGTTKSSSKYSGESHAIVKSTCSSTLYPDMCYSAISRSEGAMLKVKNQKDVIEISINITVKAVEENYFRVKKLCGLKNISHRERIALHDCLETIDETLDELHKAIVDLNEYPNKKSLNQHADDLKTLLSSAITNQETCLDGFSHDDADKNLRDKLKEGQMEVEHMCSNALAMIKNMTDTDIANYEAKMGITKNRKLMAEEDDNNNDDGIQWPEWLSAGDRRLLQSSSVTPNVVVAADGSGNFRTVAAAVAAAPVRSSKRYVIRIKAGVYRENVEVPKKKTNIMFIGDGRRNTIITGSRNVVDGSTTFNSATMAAVGEGFLARDITFQNTAGPSKHQAVALRVGADLSAFYQCDMLAYQDTLYVHSNRQFYINCLVSGTVDFIFGNAAAIFQDCDIHARKPNSGQKNMVTAQGRSDPNQNTGIVIQKSRIGATSDLRPVQKSFPTFLGRPWKEYSRTVIMQCTISDVIDPKGWHEWSGSFALNTLFYGEYQNTGAGASTGGRVTWKGFRVIRSATEAESFTAGKFIGGGSWLSSTGFPFSLGL, encoded by the exons atgaaagagaccGACGCCATGGAACAACCCATCGCCGCCGGCGCCGGAGTCTCAAACTCGAGCGACCTccaaaaaacccaaaaaagttcaaagaaaaagCTTCTAATCGTAACCCTTTGTTCCACTCTCCTCATCGTCGGTGCCGTCATTGGCATCGTTGCCGGAACAACAAAATCGTCGTCGAAATACTCCGGCGAGTCCCACGCCATTGTGAAGAGCACGTGCAGCAGCACGCTGTATCCGGACATGTGCTATTCTGCAATCTCGAGAAGTGAAGGAGCAATGTTGAAAGTGAAGAATCAAAAGGACGTGATTGAAATTTCGATTAATATTACGGTGAAAGCTGTGGAGGAAAATTACTTTAGAGTGAAGAAACTGTGTGGGTTGAAGAATATTAGTCATAGGGAGAGAATTGCTCTTCACGATTGTCTTGAGACGATTGATGAAACGCTTGACGAACTTCATAAAGCTATTGTGGATCTTAACGAATACCCAAATAAAAAGTCTCTTAACCAACATGCTGATGATCTCAAGACCTTACTTAGTTCCGCTATTACTAATCAG GAAACGTGTCTGGATGGATTCTCCCACGACGATGCGGACAAAAACCTTCGGGACAAGTTGAAAGAGGGGCAAATGGAAGTGGAACACATGTGCAGCAATGCATTAGCCATGATAAAGAACATGACAGACACAGATATAGCCAACTACGAGGCTAAAATGGGAATAacgaaaaatagaaaactcaTGGCGGAGGAAGACGACAACAATAACGACGACGGAATCCAGTGGCCGGAGTGGCTGTCTGCCGGGGACCGACGACTGCTGCAATCGTCATCCGTGACGCCGAATGTGGTGGTGGCAGCGGACGGTAGTGGAAACTTTCGAACGGTGGCAGCAGCCGTGGCGGCGGCGCCGGTGAGAAGTAGTAAGAGATATGTGATAAGAATTAAAGCTGGGGTTTATAGAGAGAATGTGGAAGTGccgaagaagaagacgaatATTATGTTTATCGGAGATGGAAGACGGAATACCATAATTACCGGTAGCCGGAATGTGGTCGACGGCAGCACCACTTTCAACTCGGCAACCATGG CTGCGGTTGGTGAAGGATTTCTAGCGCGTGATATCACTTTCCAAAACACCGCCGGTCCATCAAAGCACCAAGCGGTGGCTCTCCGCGTCGGAGCAGATCTCTCAGCCTTTTACCAATGCGATATGTTAGCTTACCAAGACACTCTCTACGTCCATTCCAACCGTCAATTCTACATCAACTGTCTCGTCTCTGGCACAGTCGATTTCATCTTCGGCAACGCCGCTGCCATTTTCCAAGACTGTGACATTCACGCACGCAAACCAAATTCCGGTCAGAAAAACATGGTCACGGCTCAAGGCCGGTCCGACCCGAACCAAAACACCGGTATTGTTATCCAAAAATCACGAATCGGAGCTACGTCGGATCTCCGCCCGGTTCAGAAGAGTTTCCCGACTTTTCTGGGAAGGCCGTGGAAGGAATACTCTAGAACGGTGATTATGCAGTGTACGATTAGCGACGTTATTGACCCGAAGGGATGGCATGAGTGGAGCGGTAGTTTTGCGCTTAACACGTTGTTTTACGGTGAGTATCAAAATACGGGAGCGGGGGCTTCGACTGGAGGGAGGGTGACGTGGAAGGGGTTTAGGGTAATTCGGAGTGCCACGGAGGCGGAAAGTTTTACCGCGGGTAAATTTATTGGCGGTGGGAGTTGGTTGAGCTCTACGggctttcctttctctttagGATTATGA
- the LOC101212146 gene encoding alanine aminotransferase 1, mitochondrial, translated as MAPTSDDALPISIHNINPKVLKCEYAVRGEIVALAQTLQEELLTNPGSRPFEEILYCNIGNPQSLGQQPITFFREVLALCDYPSILERKEVEGLFSEDAIKRASQILKQIPGKATGAYSHSQGIKGLRDAIAEGINARDGFPANPNHIFLTDGASPAVHMMMQLLISSEKDGILCPIPQYPLYSASIALHGGTLVPYYLDEASGWGLETSELTKQLESAKFKGISVRALVVINPGNPTGQVLTKENQEQIVQFCKQEGLVLLADEVYQENIYVPDKKFHSFKKIARTMGYGEKDISLVSFQSVSKGYYGECGKRGGYMEITGFSADVREQIYKVASVNLCSNITGQILASLVMNPPKDGDLIYKSYCAERDGILSSLARRAKMLEAALNSLENVTCNKAEGAMYLFPCIKLPVKAIKAAEAANTVPDTFYCRQLLNATGIVVVPGSGFGQVPGTWHFRCTILPQEDKIPAVISRLTDFHKAFMNEYRD; from the exons ATGGCACCTACTTCCGATGATGCTCTTCCGATTTCCATTCACAACATCAACCCGAAG GTTCTGAAATGTGAGTATGCTGTCCGTGGTGAGATTGTCGCCCTTGCTCAG ACACTACAAGAAGAGCTACTGACTAATCCAGGCTCACGTCCTTTTGAAGAG ATACTATACTGCAATATAGGAAATCCTCAGTCACTTGGTCAGCAGCCGATAACATTTTTCCGCGAG GTTCTTGCGTTGTGTGACTATCCATCTATTctggaaagaaaggaagtaGAGGGTTTGTTCAG TGAAGATGCTATTAAGCGAGCTTcacaaattctaaaacaaattcCTGGGAAAGCTACTGGTGCTTACAGCCACAGTCAG GGAATTAAGGGGCTACGTGATGCGATTGCTGAAGGAATTAATGCCCGTGATGGTTTTCCTGCAAATCctaatcatatatttttaacagaTGGTGCAAGCCCAGCA GTCCATATGATGATGCAATTGTTGATAAGTTCAGAGAAAGATGGAATACTCTGCCCCATTCCTCAATACCCTCTGTACTCTGCTTCTATAGCTCTTCATGGCGGTACTCTT GTTCCTTACTATCTTGATGAAGCATCGGGGTGGGGATTGGAAACTTCTGAGCTGACGAAGCAATTGGAGTCTGCCAAGTTTAAGGGTATTTCAGTTAGGGCATTGGTGGTTATAAATCCCGGCAATCCTACTGGGCAG GTTCTCACTAAGGAAAACCAAGAGCAAATAGTCCAGTTCTGCAAGCAAGAGGGCCTTGTTCTTTTGGCAGATGAG GTATATCAGGAAAATATCTACGTTCCAGACAAGAAGTTCCACTCTTTTAAGAAGATTGCACGCACCATGGGTTATGGTGAAAAGGACATCTCCTTAGTATCATTCCAATCTGTCTCAAAAG GATACTATGGTGAGTGTGGAAAACGGGGAGGTTACATGGAGATTACTGGGTTTAGTGCTGATGTGAGGGAACAGATATACAAAGTGGCATCTGTTAATCTTTGTTCTAATATTACCGGCCAGATTCTTGCTAGCCTTGTAATGAATCCACCAAAG GATGGGGATCTCATCTATAAATCGTATTGTGCAGAGAGAGATGGAATCCTCTCATCTTTGGCAAGGCGTGCAAAG ATGTTAGAAGCTGCACTCAACAGTTTAGAAAATGTAACGTGCAATAAAGCAGAAGGCGCAATGTACCTATTCCCATGTATTAAGCTGCCTGTAAAGGCAATCAAAGCAGCAGAAGCAGCAAACACGGTCCCTGATACATTCTATTGCCGCCAACTTCTCAATGCCACTGGAATAGTTGTCGTCCCTGGTTCCGGCTTTGGTCAG GTCCCAGGTACATGGCACTTCAGGTGTACAATACTACCCCAAGAGGACAAGATCCCAGCTGTCATCTCTCGCCTGACCGACTTCCATAAAGCATTCATGAACGAATATCGCGACTGA